A single window of Shewanella sp. Choline-02u-19 DNA harbors:
- the pfaC gene encoding eicosapentaenoate synthase subunit PfaC: protein MSVTDNTSNHVSSKQSKIAIVGLATLYPDANSPQQFWQNLLDKRDSRSTLTDKKLGANSADYQGVQGQSDRFYCDKGGYIENFSFDSAGYKLSADSLDGLDHSFLWALDTSRKALEDAGISLDNNELLSRTGVIMGALSFPTERSNDLFLPIYHSAVEKALQDKLASNNFKLSPTNADTARANNEATLESANGAIAHNTSKVVADALGLGSTQLSLDAACASSVYSLKLACDYLSTGKADVMLAGAVSGADPFFINMGFSIFHAYPDHGVSVPFDGDSKGLFAGEGAGVLVLKRLEDAERDNDKIYAVVSGVGLSNDGKGQFVLSPNPKGQVKAFERAFAASDIEPKDIEVIECHATGTPLGDKIELTSMETFFGDKLQGSSAPLIGSAKSNLGHLLTAAGMPGIMKMIFAMKEGLLPPSINISDAIASPNKLFGKATLPSLVQGWPDKASNTIAGVKTRHAGVSVFGFGGCNAHLLLESYTPTSADAPKLKAVVAPAAPAPLKIVGLSSHFGPLSNINQLDTAIATNSDAFIALPTKRWKGLEKHPELLAQFGLNGAPKGAYVDNFELDFLRFKLPPNEDDRLISQQLMLMRVTDEAIRDAKLQPGQKVAVLVAMETELELHQFRGRVNLHTQLQQSLAAIGVNLTADEYQALEAIAMDSVLDAAKLNQYTSFIGNIMASRVSSLWDFNGPAFTISAAEQSVSRCIDVAQNLMTEDNLDAVVIAAVDLSGSFEQVILKNSIAPVAMTPNTNTSTNTGNSWNVGEGAGAVVLVKDESTSGRAYGQIDALAFGHTQQLSSVTATLLSQAATNSACVSVLETNIAPGSLTTTTASHSLSAAFPNAMTTSADSRVGHCFAAAGMASLLHGLLTVSRTKVSNSKAIVTNVSENQVSQLLLSQSDIEQQALRARLASELKSDAKHQLIKQVTLGGRDIYQHIYDAPLAALSSIQNKFANGSASSVRPLPSKPIIARAQQTAQQSTLPMSTATAPVPVTAAVSAQALGTLSMTTQVKPTQVSNTATAIDVSAGDLAAFQQNQQLAQQAHHAFLKSRSAGMQVADALLKQQLAQVTGQAIVSAPAPVLTAPATIQAVPASAANVAVITPDHANVAPYIAPNPALKPCIWNYADLVEYAEGDIGNVFGSDYAIIDSYSRRVRLPTTDYLLVSRVTKLDATMNEYKPCSMTTEYDIPVDAPYLVDGQIPWAVAVESGQCDLMLISYLGIDFENKGERVYRLLDCTLTFLGDLPRGGDTLRYDIKINNYARNGETLLFFFSYECFVGDTMILKMDGGCAGFFTDEELADGKGVIRTEDEVKARSLVVKKTFNPLLDCPKTSFSYPEIHKLLSADIEGCFGPSHQGAAQPSLCFASEKFLMIEQVSKIDRNGGTWGLGLIEGHKQLEANHWYFPCHFQGDQVMAGSLMAEGCGQLLQFYMLHLGMHTQTQNGRFQPLENASQQVRCRGQVLPQSGVLTYRMEITEIGFSPRPYAKANIDILLNGKAVVDFQNLGVMIKEEDECVRYPLLERTAEKQAPSASTKQGYQPASVNAPLMAQIPDLSKAPNKGVIPISHVEAPITPDYPNRVPDTVPFTPYHMFEFATGNIENCFGPEFSIYRGMIPPRTPCGDLQVTTRVIEVNGKRGEFKKPSSCIAEYEVPSDAWYFDKNNHASTMPYSILMEISLQPNGFISGYMGTTLGFPGLELFFRNLDGAGELLREVDLRGKTIRNDSRLLSTVMAGTNIIQSFSFELSTDGEPFYRGTAVFGYFKGEALKDQLGLDNGKVTQPWHVAKGIAADITVNLLDKGARHFNAPASQPHYRLAGGQLNFIDSVEIVDNGGTAGLGYLYAERTIDPSDWFFQFHFHQDPVMPGSLGVEAIIETMQTYAISKDLGAGFKNPKFGQILSNIKWKYRGQINPLNKQMSMDVSITSVEDDKDGKKVITGNASLSKDGLRIYEVFDIAISIEEAL, encoded by the coding sequence ATGTCTGTAACAGACAACACTTCTAACCACGTTTCGAGCAAGCAAAGCAAGATTGCCATCGTCGGTTTAGCCACTCTGTACCCAGATGCTAATAGCCCGCAGCAGTTTTGGCAGAACTTACTCGATAAGCGAGATTCTCGCAGCACCTTGACCGATAAAAAGTTAGGTGCAAACAGCGCTGACTACCAAGGTGTGCAAGGCCAGTCAGACCGTTTTTATTGTGATAAAGGCGGCTACATTGAGAACTTCAGCTTTGACTCAGCCGGCTACAAACTCTCTGCTGATAGCTTAGACGGTTTAGACCATAGCTTTTTATGGGCACTCGACACCAGTCGTAAAGCCCTTGAAGATGCTGGTATTTCACTTGATAACAATGAATTACTCAGCCGCACTGGCGTTATCATGGGCGCATTGTCATTTCCGACAGAGCGCTCAAACGACCTGTTTTTGCCGATTTATCACAGCGCAGTAGAAAAAGCGCTACAAGATAAATTAGCCAGCAACAACTTTAAGCTCAGCCCGACCAATGCAGACACTGCCAGAGCCAATAACGAAGCAACCCTTGAAAGTGCTAACGGCGCAATTGCCCACAACACTTCTAAAGTGGTTGCCGATGCATTAGGCCTTGGCAGCACCCAGCTCAGTCTTGATGCCGCTTGTGCCAGCTCAGTTTACTCACTCAAACTTGCCTGTGATTACTTAAGCACGGGCAAAGCAGATGTGATGCTCGCGGGCGCAGTTTCCGGCGCAGATCCCTTCTTCATCAATATGGGATTCTCAATCTTCCATGCTTACCCAGATCATGGCGTATCAGTGCCATTTGACGGTGATAGTAAAGGCTTGTTCGCCGGTGAAGGTGCTGGCGTATTAGTGCTTAAGCGTCTTGAAGATGCCGAGCGTGACAACGATAAAATCTACGCCGTAGTCAGTGGTGTCGGTTTATCGAATGACGGTAAAGGCCAGTTTGTACTGAGCCCGAACCCTAAAGGTCAGGTAAAAGCGTTCGAGCGTGCCTTTGCTGCCAGTGATATAGAACCAAAAGACATTGAAGTGATTGAATGTCATGCCACCGGAACGCCGCTTGGGGACAAAATAGAGCTCACCTCAATGGAGACCTTTTTTGGAGACAAGCTGCAAGGGTCGAGCGCGCCGCTTATCGGTTCAGCAAAATCCAACCTAGGCCATTTGCTCACCGCGGCAGGAATGCCAGGGATCATGAAGATGATCTTTGCCATGAAAGAGGGTTTATTGCCGCCAAGCATTAACATTAGCGATGCGATTGCATCACCTAATAAGTTATTTGGTAAAGCCACACTGCCAAGCTTAGTCCAAGGTTGGCCAGATAAAGCCAGCAATACGATAGCAGGGGTTAAAACCCGTCATGCTGGTGTGTCGGTATTTGGTTTTGGTGGTTGCAACGCGCACCTGTTACTTGAATCTTATACGCCAACCTCCGCTGATGCTCCCAAGCTAAAAGCGGTTGTTGCACCTGCGGCACCAGCGCCGCTTAAAATTGTCGGGCTAAGCTCGCACTTTGGTCCACTGAGCAATATTAATCAGCTGGATACCGCCATTGCAACTAATAGCGATGCCTTTATTGCCCTGCCAACCAAGCGTTGGAAGGGCTTAGAAAAGCATCCTGAATTATTGGCTCAGTTTGGCCTCAACGGCGCGCCAAAAGGCGCTTATGTTGATAATTTCGAACTGGATTTCTTACGCTTTAAACTGCCACCGAATGAAGACGATCGCTTGATCTCACAGCAACTGATGTTGATGCGAGTCACCGATGAAGCCATTCGTGATGCCAAGCTACAACCGGGCCAGAAGGTGGCTGTGTTAGTGGCGATGGAAACCGAGCTAGAACTGCATCAGTTCCGTGGCCGCGTTAACTTGCACACTCAGTTGCAGCAAAGCCTTGCGGCGATTGGCGTGAACTTAACGGCAGATGAATATCAAGCACTCGAAGCGATTGCAATGGACAGCGTCCTTGATGCCGCAAAACTGAATCAGTACACCAGTTTTATTGGTAACATCATGGCGTCTCGCGTGTCATCGCTGTGGGACTTTAATGGTCCAGCCTTTACCATCTCTGCAGCAGAGCAGTCAGTCAGCCGCTGTATTGATGTGGCGCAAAACCTGATGACTGAAGACAACCTTGATGCCGTCGTTATTGCTGCAGTGGACTTGTCTGGCAGTTTTGAGCAGGTGATCTTAAAGAACAGTATTGCTCCAGTGGCCATGACGCCTAATACTAATACAAGTACTAATACTGGTAACAGTTGGAATGTGGGTGAAGGTGCAGGTGCGGTTGTCTTGGTTAAAGATGAAAGTACCTCTGGCCGTGCCTACGGTCAAATTGATGCACTGGCATTTGGTCATACGCAGCAACTATCAAGTGTTACCGCTACCCTTTTAAGCCAAGCTGCAACCAATAGCGCCTGTGTTAGTGTGCTAGAAACCAACATCGCGCCAGGCAGCTTAACGACCACAACAGCAAGCCACTCGCTTAGCGCAGCGTTTCCTAACGCGATGACCACCAGCGCAGATAGCCGTGTTGGCCACTGCTTTGCCGCCGCCGGTATGGCAAGTTTGCTGCACGGGTTATTAACGGTTTCGCGCACGAAAGTGTCTAATAGCAAAGCGATAGTGACCAACGTGAGCGAGAATCAAGTTTCTCAGCTGCTGCTAAGCCAGAGCGATATCGAGCAACAAGCGCTGCGTGCACGTTTAGCCAGCGAGCTAAAATCTGACGCCAAACATCAGCTAATAAAACAAGTGACCTTGGGGGGTCGTGACATTTATCAGCATATTTATGATGCGCCGTTAGCTGCTCTAAGCTCGATTCAGAACAAATTTGCCAATGGTAGCGCTTCTAGCGTACGCCCGCTGCCAAGCAAACCTATTATTGCCAGAGCGCAACAGACAGCTCAGCAATCTACCTTACCTATGAGTACAGCAACTGCCCCCGTTCCAGTAACGGCTGCAGTTTCGGCTCAAGCATTAGGCACTTTATCTATGACGACTCAAGTTAAACCGACTCAAGTAAGCAATACAGCCACTGCGATTGATGTATCAGCAGGTGACTTAGCTGCGTTCCAACAGAATCAGCAATTAGCGCAGCAAGCTCATCATGCTTTTCTAAAAAGCCGCTCTGCAGGAATGCAGGTTGCCGATGCACTATTAAAGCAACAATTGGCACAAGTTACCGGCCAAGCAATCGTATCAGCACCGGCACCCGTGTTAACTGCACCGGCCACTATACAGGCTGTGCCAGCAAGCGCTGCTAACGTCGCTGTCATTACGCCGGATCATGCCAACGTCGCGCCTTATATTGCACCGAATCCTGCGCTTAAACCTTGTATCTGGAACTACGCCGACCTTGTGGAATATGCAGAAGGTGATATTGGCAATGTATTTGGTAGTGATTACGCCATCATCGACAGTTATTCGCGTCGCGTTCGCCTACCCACCACAGATTACCTATTGGTATCACGTGTCACCAAACTTGACGCCACTATGAACGAGTACAAGCCTTGTTCAATGACCACTGAATACGACATCCCTGTGGATGCACCTTACTTAGTTGATGGCCAGATCCCATGGGCGGTTGCGGTAGAGTCTGGTCAATGTGACTTAATGTTGATCAGCTATTTGGGTATCGACTTTGAGAACAAAGGTGAGCGTGTTTATCGCCTACTCGATTGTACCCTGACCTTCCTTGGCGATTTGCCACGTGGCGGCGACACCTTGCGTTATGATATTAAGATCAACAACTATGCCCGTAACGGCGAAACACTGTTGTTCTTCTTCTCTTACGAGTGTTTTGTTGGCGACACCATGATCCTTAAAATGGACGGCGGTTGTGCTGGTTTCTTCACTGATGAAGAGCTGGCTGACGGCAAAGGTGTTATTCGCACTGAAGACGAAGTTAAAGCCCGTAGCTTAGTGGTAAAGAAAACCTTTAACCCACTGCTAGATTGTCCTAAAACCAGCTTTAGCTACCCTGAGATCCATAAACTTCTCAGCGCAGATATCGAAGGCTGTTTTGGTCCTAGTCATCAAGGGGCAGCTCAACCGTCACTTTGCTTCGCATCAGAGAAGTTCTTGATGATCGAACAAGTGAGCAAGATTGACCGCAATGGCGGCACTTGGGGTTTAGGGCTTATTGAAGGCCATAAGCAACTAGAGGCAAACCATTGGTACTTCCCTTGTCACTTCCAAGGTGACCAAGTGATGGCAGGCTCTCTTATGGCTGAAGGTTGTGGTCAACTATTGCAGTTCTATATGCTGCACCTAGGTATGCACACTCAAACGCAAAACGGTCGTTTCCAACCGCTTGAAAATGCATCGCAACAAGTGCGTTGTCGCGGACAGGTATTGCCACAATCTGGCGTACTGACTTACCGCATGGAAATCACTGAAATCGGTTTTAGTCCTCGCCCGTATGCCAAAGCCAATATCGACATCTTGCTTAACGGCAAAGCCGTGGTTGATTTCCAAAACCTAGGCGTGATGATAAAAGAGGAAGACGAATGTGTTCGCTATCCTCTTTTAGAGCGCACAGCAGAGAAACAAGCACCGAGTGCATCAACTAAGCAAGGCTACCAACCAGCATCAGTTAACGCCCCGCTAATGGCGCAAATCCCTGATTTGAGCAAAGCACCGAACAAAGGCGTTATCCCAATTTCACACGTCGAAGCGCCTATCACGCCAGACTATCCAAATCGAGTGCCTGATACCGTGCCGTTTACGCCGTATCACATGTTTGAGTTTGCTACGGGTAACATTGAAAACTGCTTCGGCCCAGAGTTTTCAATCTACCGCGGCATGATCCCACCACGTACTCCGTGTGGCGATTTGCAAGTCACCACGCGTGTTATTGAAGTTAACGGTAAACGCGGCGAATTTAAAAAGCCTTCATCGTGTATCGCTGAGTATGAAGTGCCAAGCGACGCGTGGTATTTCGACAAGAATAACCACGCATCCACCATGCCATACTCGATATTGATGGAAATTTCACTGCAACCTAACGGCTTTATTTCAGGTTACATGGGCACCACATTAGGTTTTCCAGGACTTGAACTGTTTTTCCGTAACCTCGATGGCGCAGGTGAATTGCTACGAGAAGTGGATTTACGCGGTAAAACTATTCGCAATGACTCACGCTTACTTTCTACGGTAATGGCCGGCACCAACATTATCCAAAGCTTCAGCTTCGAACTCAGTACCGACGGTGAACCTTTCTATCGCGGCACCGCGGTATTTGGTTACTTTAAAGGTGAAGCACTGAAAGATCAGCTCGGTCTGGATAACGGTAAAGTGACTCAACCTTGGCATGTTGCTAAAGGCATTGCTGCAGACATCACAGTCAACTTACTGGACAAAGGTGCTCGTCACTTTAATGCACCAGCAAGCCAACCGCATTACCGTTTGGCCGGTGGCCAGCTTAACTTTATCGACAGTGTTGAGATTGTTGATAACGGCGGCACTGCAGGTTTAGGTTATCTGTATGCTGAACGTACGATTGACCCAAGCGATTGGTTCTTCCAGTTCCACTTCCATCAAGATCCAGTGATGCCTGGCTCACTAGGTGTTGAAGCAATTATCGAAACCATGCAAACTTATGCGATTAGCAAGGATTTGGGTGCGGGCTTTAAAAATCCAAAGTTCGGCCAAATTTTGTCGAACATCAAATGGAAGTATCGTGGTCAGATCAACCCATTAAACAAGCAGATGTCTATGGATGTCAGCATCACTTCAGTCGAAGATGACAAAGATGGCAAGAAGGTCATCACTGGTAATGCCAGCCTAAGTAAAGATGGTCTGCGTATTTATGAAGTGTTTGATATTGCCATCAGTATCGAAGAAGCCCTTTAA
- a CDS encoding PfaB family protein has product MTTKPLSPATEPASNKIAMPLRIALLVLPSIELNSDELAALLPELNRPDFSGEQASAQNLSLVDSIVKITVDDFKDASFEKQLDRTISAIEDGKLVQLNTTEHALLMMPALKAAQLRIHPHAQLTAMQRANTNSSNSADSSLTSALAQAKRDGAHLSKLEQHNDLDSKAQFAAVHQLISQLASRTHYRDELNNGVALSPKQARSHYWFTEYHQARVAAISFNNGPQSVSFVIAQGTGFIAAKSLLNHQRLQFIVCGDNQAELSLAITTLAAELEALTTEHSGHTAHSDTSVLQAMVNNLKQYKANSAKTETKAQLCAVLNATSVAAMQLELSALKAAVAKTIAEQTQYKTPSGSYFTAHALGNQAEAGLAFVYPGVGTVYADMLSELHQYFPALYAKLEREGDLKSMLQAEQIYHLDPKHAAAMDLGDLAIAGVGSSYILTQLLTDEFKVRPDFALGYSMGEASMWASLGVWKNPHELISKTQTDALFTSVISGKLTAVRQAWQLGNNEPDIVWNSFVVRSPAAPIKALLVDYPRAYIAIIQGDTCVIAGCESQCRALLSALGKRGIAANRVTAMHTPPAMVEHHNVVSFYQQPLRDELPNEIKFISAANLCGSEPRHQAINQASQLNSQLVAQSIADTFCHTLDFTALIHSAQRQGAKLFVELGADRQNCTLIDKIAKQDSQDANAAALLENAPCCTVPMNAKGSSDAVNLIKALGQLISHGVPMSVTPLIDGLVREIARTTLLSKQRPNSTGQGQQDSSNAVASSYDTTSLKGEV; this is encoded by the coding sequence GTGACCACTAAACCACTAAGCCCAGCGACTGAGCCAGCCTCAAACAAAATTGCGATGCCACTGCGCATCGCACTTTTGGTGTTGCCATCAATAGAGTTAAACAGTGACGAACTGGCAGCATTGCTGCCAGAACTTAACCGCCCTGACTTTAGCGGGGAGCAGGCTTCCGCACAAAATCTATCGTTAGTCGACAGCATTGTGAAAATCACTGTCGATGACTTTAAAGACGCTAGTTTTGAAAAACAGTTAGACCGCACAATTAGCGCCATTGAAGATGGTAAATTAGTACAGCTAAACACAACCGAGCATGCGTTATTAATGATGCCTGCGTTGAAAGCGGCCCAGCTTAGAATACATCCACACGCACAGCTTACTGCCATGCAGCGAGCTAATACCAACAGCAGCAACAGTGCAGATAGTAGCTTGACGAGTGCACTCGCGCAGGCAAAGCGTGACGGTGCACATTTAAGTAAGCTTGAGCAACATAATGACCTTGATAGCAAAGCGCAGTTCGCTGCCGTGCATCAACTTATTAGCCAACTTGCCAGTCGCACTCACTATCGAGATGAGCTTAATAACGGCGTAGCATTAAGCCCAAAGCAAGCCAGAAGCCATTATTGGTTTACCGAGTATCATCAAGCCCGCGTTGCAGCTATTAGCTTTAACAATGGTCCGCAATCGGTGAGCTTTGTGATAGCTCAAGGCACTGGTTTTATCGCGGCTAAATCTTTACTTAATCATCAGCGTTTACAGTTTATCGTGTGCGGTGACAACCAAGCAGAGCTTAGCCTTGCGATTACCACGTTAGCGGCAGAACTTGAAGCCCTAACGACTGAACACTCTGGGCACACTGCTCACAGTGATACCAGCGTGTTGCAAGCCATGGTCAATAATTTAAAGCAGTACAAAGCAAATAGCGCTAAAACAGAGACAAAAGCTCAGCTTTGTGCCGTACTCAATGCTACTTCAGTTGCCGCTATGCAGCTTGAACTAAGTGCATTAAAGGCAGCAGTGGCTAAAACCATTGCCGAGCAGACACAGTACAAAACCCCAAGCGGCAGCTACTTCACCGCTCATGCGCTGGGTAATCAAGCTGAGGCAGGCCTTGCCTTTGTCTATCCTGGTGTTGGTACGGTTTACGCCGACATGTTAAGTGAACTGCATCAATACTTTCCAGCGCTATATGCCAAACTTGAACGTGAAGGCGATCTAAAATCTATGCTGCAAGCTGAGCAGATCTATCACTTAGATCCCAAGCATGCAGCCGCGATGGACTTAGGTGACTTAGCCATTGCGGGTGTTGGCAGCAGTTATATCCTGACGCAGTTATTAACCGATGAATTTAAGGTTCGTCCAGACTTTGCATTGGGTTACTCTATGGGTGAAGCGTCGATGTGGGCCAGTCTTGGGGTGTGGAAAAATCCCCATGAGTTGATTAGCAAAACCCAAACAGATGCTCTCTTTACCTCGGTGATTTCAGGAAAATTGACCGCCGTTAGACAAGCGTGGCAACTGGGCAATAATGAGCCCGATATTGTCTGGAATAGTTTTGTGGTTCGCAGCCCAGCAGCGCCTATCAAAGCTTTGCTAGTCGATTACCCGCGCGCCTATATTGCGATCATCCAAGGCGATACTTGCGTCATCGCAGGCTGCGAAAGCCAATGTAGAGCGTTACTGTCTGCACTGGGTAAACGTGGCATTGCGGCTAATCGAGTCACCGCCATGCATACTCCCCCAGCAATGGTGGAGCATCACAATGTGGTTAGCTTTTATCAGCAACCGCTTCGAGACGAACTGCCCAATGAGATTAAATTCATTAGCGCAGCAAACCTCTGTGGTAGTGAGCCACGCCATCAAGCAATTAACCAAGCGAGTCAACTCAATAGCCAGCTTGTCGCCCAATCGATTGCCGACACCTTTTGTCATACCTTGGACTTTACCGCGCTTATCCATAGCGCCCAACGTCAAGGCGCGAAGCTATTTGTTGAGCTTGGGGCTGACAGACAAAACTGCACCTTAATCGACAAGATTGCGAAGCAAGATAGTCAGGATGCAAACGCAGCCGCGCTACTTGAAAACGCACCTTGCTGCACTGTGCCAATGAATGCAAAAGGCAGCAGCGATGCCGTCAATTTAATTAAAGCGCTAGGCCAGCTCATTAGCCATGGTGTGCCCATGTCAGTCACACCGCTTATTGATGGACTTGTGCGCGAGATAGCCCGCACCACCTTATTGAGCAAGCAACGACCGAATAGCACTGGCCAAGGCCAACAAGATAGCAGCAATGCTGTCGCTTCGTCCTATGACACTACATCACTCAAAGGGGAAGTCTAA